The genome window GGAACCGGGGTAATGGAAGGAATGGGGTCGCAGGGAAGGGCAAAgctggcggtggcggtggtgtgAGAAATGGAAGTGGAGGATAGCTGAACGATGGCGACGGTGGCTGGAGAGGGAACTGCGGCAGGACTGTCGGTGGCGTTTGAAGTGGGTTCGGCGGCAGCAGGGATGGCGGCTGAAACAATGGGTTCGTTGGCAGCGGAACACCGCCGGCACCAGGCGGCGACGATGGTAAGTTGATGGTCGGAAGTGGAAAGGAGAGAGCAGGTTGGTCTATCTTCCGATCTCGGAGCGCCGGCTTCCGGTGGCACAGCTCCGGCTGGTCGAGGGGCTTGAATTTGAAGAAGCCAGCGGAATAGACGTGAACGCCGTGGCTCCACGACTTGAGGCGGAGGCCGGCGGTCGTCGCAGAGGACGCTACCGCGCAGAATGGCTCTTCGCTCTTCATTAGCTTTACCGAGCAAGCTTGGGTCAGGTGGAGTTGCTTGCTTATCCTCGGTGGCAGCCGGACTCGAAACACTCCCCACCGGTTCGTCGTCGCCACCGT of Musa acuminata AAA Group cultivar baxijiao chromosome BXJ2-3, Cavendish_Baxijiao_AAA, whole genome shotgun sequence contains these proteins:
- the LOC103978435 gene encoding uncharacterized protein LOC103978435, which produces MALGSHCSLVLPFFCIFVCYAAAAHGVRKQLPYALVVGTVYCDTCFHRELSKPTHFISVECGDGAKKLSYRTVATTNRWGVFRVRLPPRISKQLHLTQACSVKLMKSEEPFCAVASSATTAGLRLKSWSHGVHVYSAGFFKFKPLDQPELCHRKPALRDRKIDQPALSFPLPTINLPSSPPGAGGVPLPTNPLFQPPSLLPPNPLQTPPTVLPQFPLQPPSPSFSYPPLPFLTPPPPPALPFPATPFLPLPRFPGLPLAFSSKKASP